Proteins co-encoded in one Euleptes europaea isolate rEulEur1 chromosome 1, rEulEur1.hap1, whole genome shotgun sequence genomic window:
- the LOC130473640 gene encoding zinc finger protein 271-like: MKEIFVNHHINLPKNWLKKILLKKKRQKKQQEEQNHHRMKKLAELHRREKKSYQSFLFIAAADAPPKKPKGEPQHVLFAEKQQKRNAGTKRKRGKECAASQAAESQVFNPQWRIHTGKKPDKCLQGGSSFVWKRDLPGHQRIHTGEKPYKCLQCGKGFASSSDLTVHQRIHTGEKPYKCLQCGKSFTQRSNLTIHQRIHTGEKPYKCLQCGMSFAYNSIFIIHQRIHSGEKPYKCLECGKAFASNSELIVHQRIHTGEKPYKCLHCGKSFGRSSQLTIHQRIHTGEEPYKCLHCGKSFAQNSYLTVHLRIHTGEKPYKCLQCGKDFAQSSELIVHQRFHTGEKPYKCLQCGKGFAWSSGLIVHQRIHTGEKPYKCLQCGKGFASSSGLIVHQRFHTGEKPYKCLQCGKGFAQSCDLIVHQRIHSGEKPYKFLQCEKDFASSSKLANHQRFHTGEKPYKCLQCGKSFTQRSTLTVHHCIHTGEKPYKCLQCGKGFAWSSSLTVHQRFHTGEQPYKCLQCAKSFAQRSTLTVHHCIHTGEQPYKCLQCGKGFTRSSHLTLHQRIHTGEKPYKCLQCAKGFASSSSLIVHQRIHTGEKPYKCLQCGKGFASSSKLTLHKRIHTGEKPYKCFQCGKGFASSSHLTLHQRIHSGEKPYKCLQCGKGFASNSNLTVHQRIHTGEKPYKCLQCGKGFASSSDLTVHHRIHTGEEPYKCLQCGKGFALSSDLTVHHRIHTGKKPYKYLQCGKGFASSSSLTVHQHFHTGEKPYKCLQCGNCFASSSQLTRDLPGHQQIHTGEKPYKCLQCGKDFASSSNLTVHQRIHTGEKPYKCLQCGKSFAQCSNLTNHQRIHIGEKPYKCLQCGKNFAQNSELTFHQRIHSGEKPYKCLQCGKSFAQSSYLPVHQRIHTGEKPHKCLECGKAFASNSELIVHQRIHTCGKGFASFSEVIVHQPIHTAKRFKITDIVKAEQFLRRYGDLRKPPHQPSKELVEKDLTEEEKAEEATGGTKSSSDEEEVG, from the exons GTCTTACCAGTCGTTTCTCTTTATTGCAGCGGCTGATGCTCCCCCGAAAAAGCCCAAGGGTGAACCACAACACGTCCTATTTGctgaaaagcagcagaaaagaaacGCTGGAACAAaacggaagagggggaaggaatgcgcTGCTTCTCAGGCTGCTGAATCCCAGGTGTTTAATCCACAgtggagaatccacacagggaagaagcctgATAAGTGCTTGCAGGGTGGAAGCAGCTTtgtttggaagagagacctccctggccaccagcgtatccacactggggagaaaccttataaatgcttgcagtgtggaaagggctttgcttcgagttcagaccttactgtccatcagcgtatccacactggggagaaaccttataaatgcttgcagtgtggaaagagctttactcAACGTTCAaaccttactatccatcagcgtatccacactggggagaaaccttataaatgcttgcagtgtggaatgAGTTTTGCTTATAATTCCATATTTAtaatccatcagcgtatccactctggggagaaaccttataaatgcttggagtgtggaaaggccTTTGCCTCGAATTCAGAGCTTATTGTCCATCagcgaatccacactggggagaaaccttataaatgcttgcattgTGGCAAGAGCTTTGGTCGCAGTTCacagcttactatccatcagcgtatccacactggggaggaaccttataaatgcttgcattgtggaaagagctttgctcagaattcatatcttactgtccatctgcgtatccacactggggagaaaccttataaatgcttgcagtgtggaaaggactTTGCTCAGAGTTCTGAACTTATTGTCCATCAGCgtttccacactggggaaaaaccttataaatgcttgcagtgtggaaagggctttgcttggaGTTCAGGACTtattgtccatcaacgtatccacactggggagaaaccttataaatgcttgcagtgtggaaagggctttgcttcaagttcaggtcttattgtccatcaacgtttccacactggggagaaaccttataaatgcttgcagtgtggaaagggctttgctcagagttGTGATCTtattgtccatcagcgtatccactctggggagaaaccttataaattcTTGCAGTGTGAAAAGGactttgcttcaagttcaaaaCTTGCTAACCATCAACgtttccacactggggaaaaaccttataaatgcttgcagtgtggaaagagttttacTCAGCGTTCAACTCTTACTGTCCATCACTGTATCCACAccggggagaaaccttataaatgcttgcagtgtggaaagggctttgcttggaGTTCaagtcttactgtccatcaacgttTCCACACTGGGGAGCAACCTtataaatgtttgcagtgtgCAAAGAGTTTTGCTCAGCGTTCAACTCTTACTGTCCATCactgtatccacactggggagcaaccttataaatgcttgcagtgtggaaagggctttacTCGGAGTTCACACCTTActctccatcagcgtatccacactggggagaaaccttataaatgcttgcagtgtgcaaagggctttgcttcgagttcaagtcttattgtccatcaacgtatccacactggggagaaaccttataaatgcttgcagtgtggaaagggctttgcttcgagttcaaaaCTTACTCTCCAtaagcgtatccacactggggagaaaccttataaatgctttcagtgcggaaagggctttgcttcgagttcacaCCTTActctccatcagcgtatccactctggggagaaaccttataaatgtttgcagtgtggaaagggctttgcttcgaattcaaatcttactgtccatcagcgtatccacactggggagaaaccttataaatgtttgcagtgtggaaagggctttgcttcgagttcagaccttactgtccatcaccgtatccacactggggaggaaccttataaatgcttgcagtgtggaaagggctttgctttgagttcagaccttactgtccatcaccgtatccacactgggaagaaaccttataaatacttgcagtgtggaaagggctttgcttcgagttcaagtcttactgtccatcaacacttccacactggggaaaaaccttataaatgcttgcagtgtggaaattgctttgcttcgagttcacaacttact agagacctccctggccaccagcaaatccacactggggagaaaccttataaatgcttgcagtgtggaaaggactttgcttcaagttcaaatcttactgtccatcagcgtatccacactggggagaaaccttataaatgcttgcagtgtggaaagagctttgctcaatGTTCAAACCTTACTaaccatcagcgtatccacattggggagaaaccttataaatgcttgcagtgtggaaagaactttgctcaAAATTCAGAGCTCACAT tccatcagcgtatccactctggggagaaaccttataaatgcttgcagtgcggaaagagctttgctcaaagTTCTTATCTtcctgtccatcagcgtatccacactggggagaaaccacataaatgcttggagtgtggaaaggccTTTGCCTCGAATTCAGAGCTcattgtccatcagcgtatccacact tgtggaaagggctttgcttcgttTTCAGAGGTTATTGTCCATCAACctatccacactg CCAAAAGGTTCAAGATCACAGACATTGTCAAAGCTGAACAGTTTTTGAGAAGATACGGAGATCTTCGTAAACCACCACATCAACCTTCCAAAGAACTGGTTGAAAAAGAtcttactgaagaagaaaaggcagaagaagcaactggAGGAACAAAATCATCATcagatgaagaagaagttggCTGA